From Dehalococcoidia bacterium:
CGGGCTGAGGGCAGCGATGGCGATACTGCACACGGGGCAGCGACTTGGAGCGTACGCCGTCGAGGATCTGCTCGGCACCGGCGGTATGGCCGAGGTCTACCGCGCCACGCACACCACGCTCGAACGGCCGGTGGCGATCAAGGTCATCAACCCCTCGTTCAACGCCGACCCGACCTTCCTGCTGCGTTTCCGGCGCGAGGCGAAGGCGGTCGCCCGACTCAACCACCCCAACATCGTCACCGTCTACGACTTCGGCGAGCAGGGCGAGCTCGCCTACCTGGTGATGGAGATCGCCACCGGGGGCACGTTTCGAGAGCGGTCACGGCAGTTCCGCACGCTGGCCGAGGCGGTCGAGGAGCTGGCGCCGATCGGCGACGCACTCCACTACGCGCACCGCAACGGCGTCGTCCACCGCGACCTCAAACCGATCAACCTGCTGATGACCGAGCAGCCGCGCCTGCTGCTCGCCGACTTCGGCCTGGCGCGCGTCGCCTCCGAAAGCCTCGATCTTGGCGACAGCGACGGCGGCTTGATCCTCGGCACGCCGTATTACATGGCGCCGGAGCAGGCGCTGGGCGAAGACGTGGATCAGCGCGCCGACATCTACGCCTTCGGCATTCTCACCTACGAGGTCCTCGCCGGCCACGTGCCCTACGACGGAACCTCGGCGCTCGCCGTGATGCAGCAGCACCTGAAGTCGCCGCCTCCCTCGATCCGCGCCGTCATTCCCCGGGCGCCGGAGACGCTCGAACGGGCGATCCTGCGCGCCACGGCCAAGCAGCGCGAAGACCGCTTCGACAGCGCTGCGCAGTTCGTGGGCGAGCTGCGCCGTGCCGCGCAGCAGGCGCCGGACCTGCCCGTCGCCGCCGCGCTGACGCCCGCGCCGCCGGCCGAACCGCAGCCAGTGCAACCGATGCCCGGCACGGAGCCGATCGCCGGCACACCGGCCCTGGCGCCGCCGGATGCTCCCGTCGTGGCCGATTCGGAACCCGGCTTCACACCGCGGCCCGGAATACTGCGGCCCGCCGCGGCGCCTGAGGATCAGGGCGACATACAGTTCACACCGATGCCGGCACGCCCGGCCGCGGCACAACCCGCACCGCCACCCGCACCGTCCGCGGCGGCGGTGCGCGTGCCGGGCGCCCGGGTGGCGGAACTACTGGTGGAGCGGGCGCCGGTGCAGCGCCGGCAGCGACTGGCGAGGCGCACCTCGCGCTTCACCGCGGCGCAGTGGCTGCTGGGCGGCCTCGGCGTGCTGGTCGTGCTGTTGATCAACGTCGTCGGCTTCTGGGTCTGGACGCAGGGCCGCGTGGCGGTGCGCGGCAAGTTCGCGGGCGACCTTACCACGTTCATTTATGACAAGCTCGCAGGCCTGAAGAGTGTGATGGCGCTGCTGGCCCTCCTCTGCGCCGCGATCGCCGTGCTGACGATGCGTGCGGCGATCATCGACAACCGCCACCTGGCGCCAGGCACCTATCGCAAGCTGCGGCAGTATCACCGCGTCGCCGGCTGGGCTGCGATCTGGATCGCGCTCGCCGTCGGTTTTCTCACCTGCTTCGGCATCTTCGGTTTCGGCACGGGTTCGTGGCGCACATTCCTGCATTCGCTGCTGGGCACGGCGCTGGTCGCGGTGATCTTCGCCAAGATCGCC
This genomic window contains:
- a CDS encoding DUF6529 family protein, whose product is MAILHTGQRLGAYAVEDLLGTGGMAEVYRATHTTLERPVAIKVINPSFNADPTFLLRFRREAKAVARLNHPNIVTVYDFGEQGELAYLVMEIATGGTFRERSRQFRTLAEAVEELAPIGDALHYAHRNGVVHRDLKPINLLMTEQPRLLLADFGLARVASESLDLGDSDGGLILGTPYYMAPEQALGEDVDQRADIYAFGILTYEVLAGHVPYDGTSALAVMQQHLKSPPPSIRAVIPRAPETLERAILRATAKQREDRFDSAAQFVGELRRAAQQAPDLPVAAALTPAPPAEPQPVQPMPGTEPIAGTPALAPPDAPVVADSEPGFTPRPGILRPAAAPEDQGDIQFTPMPARPAAAQPAPPPAPSAAAVRVPGARVAELLVERAPVQRRQRLARRTSRFTAAQWLLGGLGVLVVLLINVVGFWVWTQGRVAVRGKFAGDLTTFIYDKLAGLKSVMALLALLCAAIAVLTMRAAIIDNRHLAPGTYRKLRQYHRVAGWAAIWIALAVGFLTCFGIFGFGTGSWRTFLHSLLGTALVAVIFAKIAVVRYYPAQRRYLSWLGHSLLVLFFLVFLTSAVPFAWGHLHGKAGPNPYRAAAEQTLR